In a single window of the Zea mays cultivar B73 chromosome 5, Zm-B73-REFERENCE-NAM-5.0, whole genome shotgun sequence genome:
- the LOC103625878 gene encoding cytochrome b5 — protein sequence MPTLTKLYSMKEAALHNTPDDCWVVVDGKIYDVTKYLEDHPGGADVLLEATGKDATEEFDDAGHSKSAKELMQDYFVGELDSDPTPEIPEMEVFRKEQDTGFARKLMDDVVQYWSIPAAVIGISAVVAILYARRK from the exons ATGCCGACGCTGACAAAGCTGTACAGCATGAAGGAGGCTGCCCTCCACAACACGCCCGACGACTGCTGGGTCGTCGTCGACGGCAAG ATTTATGATGTGACCAAGTATTTGGAGGACCATCCTGGGGGCGCCGATGTTCTGCTCGAAGCAACCG GTAAGGATGCTACAGAAGAATTTGACGATGCAGGGCACAGCAAGAGTGCCAAGGAGCTAATGCAGGACTACTTCGTTGGGGAGTTGGACTCGGACCCAACTCCTGAGATTCCTGAGATGGAGGTTTTCAGAAAGGAACAGGACACGGGATTTGCCAGGAAGCTTATGGACGACGTGGTGCAATATTGGTCGATCCCAGCCGCTGTAATTGGGATATCAGCTGTTGTTGCCATATTGTATGCGCGAAGGAAGTGA
- the LOC542040 gene encoding MADS31: MGRGKVVLQRIENKISRQVTFAKRRNGLLKKAYELSILCDAEVALVLFSHAGRLYQFSSSSDLLKTLERYQRHIYASADAAVPSSDEMQNNYQEYVKLKARVEVLQHSQRNLLGEELAPLSPSELDQLESQVDKTLKQIRSRKTQVLLDELCDLKRKEQMLQDANRVLKRKLHEFEAEAASPPQLAWQGGGGMLSHDPPQPEHFFVALESNAPLQPTYHTMDMNQQPEPAPGGCYPPAWMA; this comes from the exons ATGGGGCGCGGGAAGGTGGTGCTGCAGCGGATCGAGAACAAGATCAGCCGCCAGGTCACCTTCGCCAAGCGCCGGAACGGCCTGCTCAAGAAGGCGTACGAGCTCTCCATCCTCTGCGACGCCGAGGTCGCGCTCGTCCTCTTCTCCCACGCCGGCCGCCTCTACCAGTTCTCATCCTCCTCCGA TCTGCTTAAGACTCTAGAGCGGTACCAGAGGCACATCTATGCTTCAGCTGATGCTGCAGTGCCATCTAGCGATGAGATGCAG AATAACTATCAAGAATATGTGAAGCTGAAAGCACGAGTTGAGGTTTTACAACACTCGCAAAG GAATCTTCTTGGTGAAGAACTGGCTCCACTTAGCCCAAGTGAACTTGACCAGCTTGAGAGTCAAGTAGACAAGACCTTGAAGCAAATAAGATCAAGAAAG ACTCAGGTGTTACTTGATGAACTTTGCGACTTAAAGAGAAAG GAACAAATGCTGCAAGACGCTAACAGGGTTCTGAAAAGGAAG CTGCACGAGTTTGAGGCAGAGGCTGCTTCTCCCCCACAATTGGCGTGGCAAGGCGGAGGCGGCATGTTGTCCCATGACCCTCCACAGCCAGAACACTTCTTCGTGGCTCTGGAGAGCAACGCGCCTCTGCAACCTAC ATACCATACTATGGACATGAACCAGCAGCCAGAGCCAGCGCCGGGCGGCTGCTACCCTCCTGCGTGGATGGCTTAG